In Candidatus Bathyarchaeota archaeon, one genomic interval encodes:
- a CDS encoding DUF433 domain-containing protein — MKKLLDRITVDPRVMAGKPVIRGTRITVELILELLAAGMKPEEI, encoded by the coding sequence TTGAAGAAGTTGCTCGATAGGATCACCGTTGACCCACGGGTTATGGCGGGTAAGCCTGTGATACGGGGCACTAGGATAACCGTCGAGCTTATATTAGAGCTTCTCGCGGCGGGGATGAAGCCTGAAGAGATAG